The genomic DNA CATTGGTCAGGATTTCACCCTGCCCACGCTGGGTGTCGTTGGAATAGTTTTCAGGGTTAGCACCCAGGTGAGGCGTCAGGAAGCCGTCTTGAGACATCATGATCTCATGCGCAAAAGGTGTCTTGAGGAACTCCATGAACGCTTCGGCGGCAGGATTCGGGTTGGTGACGGTAAACAGCGTGCCCGCCCCAAGTACCGGAGTACCCAGATCCTTTTCTGCATAAGCCGGGAAATAGAAGAAATCGGCATCAACGCCCAATTCAGTGCCCTCAGGGAAGTACGCCGGAATAAACGACGCTTGGCGGTGCATCATGCAGGCCGGAGGGCTGTCGAACAAACCCTTGGGGCTGTCGCGAAAGTCAATCGCGGCGGTGTCGTCAGCATCCCCGACAACATAGTCATCGTTGCGAGTAAAGCTGCCATATTCCTCAATTGCGGCGATCACCCGAGGATCGTCAAACTTCATCTCATTCGACACCCACTGGTCATAGACTTCCGGCGGCTGGGTGCGCAGCATCAGGTCCTCTACCCAGTCGGTTGCAGGCCAACCGGTCGCGCCACCCGATGCCAGGCCAACGCATAGCGGAGTTTCGCCATCTTCGACCATCTGGTCCATCAGCGCTTTGAACTCTTCCATGGTCTGAGGCACGTCGTACCCGAAATCTTCAAAATTCTCCGGGATGTACCAGACCAGAGATTTCACGTTCACGTTGAAGAAGAAACCATAGAACTCGGCAGCACCTTGATCGTTCTCGAAGGTGCCCAGATCGACCCAGGACTGACCTGCGGCAAAGTTATCTTTGATCCAGTCAGCCGATCCTTCGGCCAGCGGTGTCAGATACCCCTGCTTCGCAAGGTTTGCGGCCAGACCGGGCTGTGGAAACACCGTCAGGTTCGGCGCCGAGCCTGCTGCCGCGTCAATGAGGATTTGCTGCTCAAGCGAATCTGAACCCACATAGCTGGAATTCGCGCCTGTTGCTTCGTCGAAATACGCAACAAGGTTCTCAAAGGATTTGCCTTCACCCGCCAGCCAGGGACCAAAAATGGTCAGGCTTTCCCCGGACAGATCGTTTGCATCGGCAAAAGCCTGAAACCCGTCCCAGTCAAAGCTGCCCTCACCTACGGCGTGGATCAATTCACCTTCCGCCTGAACAGATCCAGCCATCAGGGCGAACACCGCCGCACCTGCATAAAGCGAGTGTCTCATCTCATCCTCCTCCCAAGTTTTCGCGCGCTTGCAGACTCAGTTTCAAAGCGCTTTGGATGCGATGTGTTATCCGCTAACATTTTCTCTCTGTCAATAATTCGCTTTCCCGATCCAGCAATATTAATAAATCTGGCAATTGCGGCAAAACAAGTTGACGGACGCTTAAATTGCCCACACAACAAGTGCGAGCACACAATTGAAGGCGCTTTGAATAGCAAAATGAACCTGAAGCAGCTCTCAGAAATTCTGGGTCTTTCGCAAACAACGGTAAGCCGTGCGCTGAACGGCTATCCCGAGGTCAGCGAGGGAACGCGTGTACGTGTGCAAGCCGCCGCTCAGAAACATGGGTATCGTCCCAACAGCCGAGCAAAAGGGCTGGCAACAGGTCGATCCATGGTTATCGGACATGTGATCCCCAGTTCGTCGCAACATGAAATGGTGAACCCGATCTTCGGAGATTTTGTCGCCGGAGCAGCAAAGAAATATGCCGAACATGGGTACGACATGATGTTCACCAACGCTGACGATACCTCGATCGAAGAAGCCTATCGCAGCCTTTTTCAGCGAGGGGCCGTTGATGGTATTGTGCTGCAAGGTCCAAAAGTGAACGAAGCTCGGATCGCTGTCCTCAAACGCATGAGAGTGCCGTTCATCGTGCATGGGCGTTCAACGGGCGCGGATACGCCTTACGACTGGATAGATGTAAACAACAAAAGCTCGTTTTTGCGGGCGACCCGGTTTTTGATTGATCTTGGACACCGCAGGATCGCCCTTATCAACGGGTTGGAGGAGATGGATTTTGCACAGCGCAGACGTGCGGGGTATCTGGCGGCACTGGAGCAAGGCGGTATAATCGCAGACCCTGACCTGATGCGCCGTGCCGAGATGACCGAGGTTTTCGGGCATCGGGAAACGCACGGCATGTTGCAGCTTGATGACCCTCCAACAGCTATTTTGGCATCCTCGATGATTTCCGCCATCGGGGTCAGACGCGCGATTGACGAAGCAGGCTTAGTTATGGGGCGCGACGTTTCGGTCATCGCACATGACGATGACCTTTCGTATCTGAAGAACGGGCAAGACATCCCTATTTTCACAGCGACTCGATCATCTGTCCGCCAAGCCGGGGAAATGGCCGCAGAGATGCTGATTGATCGGATAAAGTCTCCAGATGGTCCGCCCAATACCAAATTACTTGAGGCCGAACTGGTTGTTGGCCGCTCGACTGGCCCTGCGCCCAACAGGACGTAATCATGAAACATTCTCGCGCTGACTTCCCAAAAGATTTCCTTTTCGGGGTCGCAACCTCGGCTTATCAAATCGAAGGGCATGCACAGGGTGGTGCCGGGCGAACGCACTGGGATACATTTGCGGCCTCACCCGGCAATGTGGTGCGTGAGGAAAACGGCGATCTGGCCTGCGACCACCTGAACCGGTTCGAGCAGGAT from Ruegeria sp. HKCCD4315 includes the following:
- a CDS encoding ABC transporter substrate-binding protein, producing the protein MRHSLYAGAAVFALMAGSVQAEGELIHAVGEGSFDWDGFQAFADANDLSGESLTIFGPWLAGEGKSFENLVAYFDEATGANSSYVGSDSLEQQILIDAAAGSAPNLTVFPQPGLAANLAKQGYLTPLAEGSADWIKDNFAAGQSWVDLGTFENDQGAAEFYGFFFNVNVKSLVWYIPENFEDFGYDVPQTMEEFKALMDQMVEDGETPLCVGLASGGATGWPATDWVEDLMLRTQPPEVYDQWVSNEMKFDDPRVIAAIEEYGSFTRNDDYVVGDADDTAAIDFRDSPKGLFDSPPACMMHRQASFIPAYFPEGTELGVDADFFYFPAYAEKDLGTPVLGAGTLFTVTNPNPAAEAFMEFLKTPFAHEIMMSQDGFLTPHLGANPENYSNDTQRGQGEILTNATTFRFDGSDLMPGAVGAGTFWTGMVDYSSGAKDAATVASEIQSSWDAAK
- a CDS encoding LacI family DNA-binding transcriptional regulator; amino-acid sequence: MNLKQLSEILGLSQTTVSRALNGYPEVSEGTRVRVQAAAQKHGYRPNSRAKGLATGRSMVIGHVIPSSSQHEMVNPIFGDFVAGAAKKYAEHGYDMMFTNADDTSIEEAYRSLFQRGAVDGIVLQGPKVNEARIAVLKRMRVPFIVHGRSTGADTPYDWIDVNNKSSFLRATRFLIDLGHRRIALINGLEEMDFAQRRRAGYLAALEQGGIIADPDLMRRAEMTEVFGHRETHGMLQLDDPPTAILASSMISAIGVRRAIDEAGLVMGRDVSVIAHDDDLSYLKNGQDIPIFTATRSSVRQAGEMAAEMLIDRIKSPDGPPNTKLLEAELVVGRSTGPAPNRT